The Barnesiella intestinihominis YIT 11860 genome includes a window with the following:
- a CDS encoding metal-sulfur cluster assembly factor has protein sequence MENKPTIEEEIVKMLRTVYDPEIPVNIYDLGLIYNIEENDGTVKIEMTLTAPNCPAADFIIEDVRMKIESIENVKNVDIQLVFEPEWDKDMMSEEAKLELGLL, from the coding sequence ATGGAGAATAAACCAACCATCGAAGAAGAAATCGTAAAAATGCTGAGAACCGTTTACGATCCCGAAATACCGGTAAATATATACGACCTCGGGCTCATTTATAACATAGAGGAAAACGACGGAACCGTAAAAATAGAAATGACATTGACCGCTCCTAACTGTCCGGCCGCAGACTTCATCATCGAAGACGTGCGCATGAAAATCGAGAGCATCGAAAATGTGAAAAATGTGGATATCCAGTTGGTTTTCGAGCCGGAATGGGACAAAGACATGATGAGCGAAGAGGCAAAACTCGAACTTGGACTTTTATAA
- a CDS encoding UDP-2,3-diacylglucosamine diphosphatase — protein sequence MPGKKIYFASDFHLGARYIENPIEYERRIVRWLDSIKQDAGTLYLLGDILDYWYEYRYVVPKGFTRFFGKLAELSDNDIDIHWFIGNHDIWIFDYLPHELGITIHDGTLITEIGGKRFFLSHGDNVGKRPMTLRFLRKIFRNRFCQYLYAAIHPRWTVAFALRWSAHSRKAGDDYAEYQGEKNEHLVCFAKEFRKTNKIDFFIFGHRHILLDLALPHQSRIIILGDWIKHPSYAVFDETGLNLFDYIEE from the coding sequence ATGCCGGGGAAAAAAATTTACTTTGCATCCGACTTTCATTTGGGAGCAAGATATATCGAGAATCCCATTGAATACGAACGTCGTATCGTTAGATGGCTCGACAGCATAAAACAAGATGCCGGAACGCTCTATTTATTGGGCGATATTCTGGACTACTGGTATGAATACCGGTATGTAGTCCCCAAAGGATTCACCCGTTTTTTCGGCAAGCTGGCCGAGCTAAGCGACAACGACATTGACATACACTGGTTTATCGGGAACCACGACATCTGGATTTTCGATTATCTCCCTCATGAATTGGGCATTACGATACACGACGGAACCTTGATAACCGAAATTGGGGGAAAACGTTTCTTCCTCTCGCATGGAGACAACGTCGGAAAAAGACCCATGACACTTCGCTTCCTCAGAAAAATATTTCGAAACCGCTTCTGCCAATATCTTTACGCGGCCATACACCCCCGGTGGACCGTTGCTTTTGCATTGCGATGGTCGGCCCATAGTAGAAAGGCCGGAGATGACTACGCCGAATATCAAGGCGAGAAAAACGAGCACTTGGTATGCTTTGCCAAAGAATTTAGGAAAACGAATAAAATCGATTTTTTCATATTCGGTCATCGACATATCCTGCTCGATCTTGCACTCCCCCATCAGAGTCGCATCATTATTTTAGGGGATTGGATCAAGCATCCTTCCTATGCAGTTTTTGACGAGACAGGACTAAATCTGTTCGACTACATCGAGGAATAA
- a CDS encoding porin family protein, producing the protein MKKTVFCVALVAALFLAVPANAQFKFGPKVGMNISTLSLSGNLSDNFKANNISSFTGGLMAEFMVPVIGIGVDASLMYTRKGSELKDITSGISENKHVDYVEIPINLKYKFSLPVVGSILSPFVYAGPSFAFRVGDNFKEQFKEKSFDTAINVGLGLELFNHLQIAGQYGWGLGSAMEVKNDLPDSVMKGKSRAWTITAAYLF; encoded by the coding sequence ATGAAAAAGACAGTTTTTTGTGTAGCTCTTGTCGCTGCCTTGTTTTTGGCTGTTCCTGCCAATGCACAATTTAAGTTCGGTCCCAAAGTGGGTATGAATATATCTACTCTTTCTCTCAGTGGAAATTTGTCTGATAATTTCAAGGCAAATAATATTTCGAGCTTTACGGGAGGTCTGATGGCCGAGTTTATGGTTCCTGTTATCGGTATCGGGGTCGATGCCAGTTTGATGTATACTCGGAAGGGGTCGGAATTGAAAGATATAACCAGTGGTATATCGGAGAATAAACATGTCGATTATGTAGAGATTCCCATTAATTTGAAATATAAGTTTTCGCTGCCGGTAGTCGGCTCTATATTGTCTCCTTTTGTATATGCCGGGCCGAGTTTTGCATTCCGTGTGGGCGATAATTTCAAAGAGCAATTTAAAGAGAAAAGTTTCGATACGGCGATAAATGTGGGCCTCGGTCTCGAACTTTTCAATCACTTGCAGATTGCCGGTCAATATGGTTGGGGATTGGGTAGTGCCATGGAGGTCAAGAACGACCTTCCCGATTCGGTTATGAAAGGTAAGAGCCGGGCATGGACCATTACGGCGGCTTATTTGTTCTAA
- the priA gene encoding primosomal protein N', giving the protein MSTLADVVLPLPLYKYFTYRIPSDLQEALQIGSRVVVPFGRKKYYTAIVVRLHDVMPQGYEVKELISVLDERPVLRRPQLQFWEWIADYYLCSVGDVYKAALPSGLKLESETTVTLNTDFEEPDDNRLKEREWMLLAALGKKSRMTVQDLEKESGMRNILPTLRVLLEREAVFVSEQLKTNYRPKTETYIRLTFQQGDDAALRHAFECVKQAKKQETMLLSFLDLSLFMQKGKLREVSRKSLLDRSGVSSAVLGAMVEKGLFEPYKKEISRFETEVYTVQEAAPLSDAQQVAYRQISDSFKEHSVTLLHGVTSSGKTEIYAHLIDRVLHEGRQVLYLVPEIALTTQLTNRLRKIFGDKLMIYHSKFSDNERVEIWNTLLDDHSPRIVLGVRSSIFLPFGDLGLVIVDEEHETSYKQYDPAPRYHARNAAIVLASMHGAKTLLGTATPAIETYFNARQGKYGLVELKSRFNDVELPEIIPVDVREMRKKNRMRGNFTPELLNRMQIALDGDEQVILFQNRRGFAPMVECKQCAWVPKCEHCDVSLTYHKRFNQLTCHYCGFTYEIPKVCPACGQPTIGVMGFGTERIEEDIAQHFPNIPVSRMDLDTTRSRSAYEQIIEDFSKKKNKILIGTQMITKGLDFDHVSVVGILSADLMMNYPDFRAHERAFQMMEQVSGRAGRKNRKGVVVLQTSQPESPLIRQVIAHDYEGMYNMQLSERKAFSYPPYTRLIYIYLKHRDETLLQELSVRYTSLLREVFGARVLGPDNPPVARIQSLYIRKVVLKMELSASMPKVKEILKQVYENMLVDDRFKTLLLYYDVDPM; this is encoded by the coding sequence ATGAGCACACTTGCCGACGTTGTATTACCGCTGCCGTTATATAAATATTTTACGTATCGGATTCCTTCCGATTTGCAGGAGGCTTTGCAAATTGGCAGTCGAGTCGTAGTTCCTTTCGGCAGGAAAAAGTATTATACGGCTATTGTAGTTCGGTTGCACGATGTCATGCCACAGGGATACGAGGTGAAAGAGCTTATTTCGGTGCTCGACGAGCGTCCTGTTTTGCGCCGTCCCCAATTACAGTTCTGGGAATGGATCGCCGATTATTATCTCTGTTCGGTCGGCGATGTGTATAAAGCGGCGTTGCCTTCGGGATTGAAACTCGAAAGTGAAACGACGGTCACGTTGAATACAGATTTCGAGGAACCGGACGATAATCGTTTGAAAGAGCGCGAATGGATGCTGTTGGCGGCATTGGGCAAGAAGTCACGCATGACCGTGCAGGACCTCGAAAAGGAGAGTGGAATGCGCAATATTTTACCTACTTTGCGGGTGTTGCTCGAACGAGAGGCTGTTTTTGTCTCCGAACAGTTGAAGACGAACTACCGTCCGAAAACGGAAACTTATATTCGTTTGACGTTCCAACAAGGCGATGATGCGGCTTTGCGCCATGCGTTTGAATGCGTGAAGCAAGCCAAGAAGCAGGAGACGATGCTACTGTCGTTTCTCGATTTATCTTTGTTTATGCAAAAGGGAAAATTGAGAGAGGTTTCCCGGAAGAGCTTACTCGATCGTTCGGGAGTGTCTTCGGCGGTTTTGGGTGCTATGGTCGAGAAGGGGCTGTTCGAACCGTATAAGAAAGAGATAAGTCGTTTCGAGACGGAGGTTTATACTGTTCAAGAGGCTGCTCCGTTGAGCGATGCCCAACAAGTTGCATATCGGCAAATATCGGATTCATTTAAAGAGCATTCCGTCACGTTGTTGCATGGAGTCACATCGAGCGGAAAAACAGAGATTTATGCTCATTTGATCGACCGTGTTCTGCACGAAGGCAGGCAGGTATTATACTTGGTTCCCGAAATAGCATTGACGACACAGTTGACGAATCGTTTACGCAAAATTTTCGGAGATAAATTGATGATTTATCATTCGAAGTTCTCGGATAACGAGCGGGTGGAGATTTGGAATACATTGCTCGACGACCATTCTCCCCGAATCGTTTTGGGTGTGCGGTCTTCCATTTTTCTGCCGTTCGGCGATTTGGGATTGGTAATTGTCGACGAGGAACATGAAACTTCGTATAAGCAGTACGACCCGGCTCCCCGTTATCATGCTCGTAACGCTGCGATCGTTTTGGCTTCGATGCATGGGGCTAAGACTTTGTTGGGAACGGCCACCCCGGCTATCGAAACTTATTTCAATGCGAGGCAGGGGAAATATGGTTTGGTAGAATTGAAGAGCCGATTTAACGATGTGGAGTTACCCGAAATTATCCCGGTAGATGTGCGGGAGATGCGGAAAAAGAACCGTATGCGAGGGAATTTTACACCTGAATTGCTCAATCGCATGCAGATTGCTTTGGACGGGGACGAGCAAGTTATTTTGTTTCAAAATCGGCGGGGGTTCGCGCCTATGGTGGAATGCAAACAGTGTGCATGGGTTCCTAAATGCGAACATTGCGATGTGAGTCTGACTTATCATAAGCGTTTTAATCAGCTGACGTGCCATTACTGCGGTTTTACGTATGAGATACCGAAAGTGTGTCCGGCTTGCGGACAGCCTACGATCGGGGTGATGGGTTTCGGAACGGAACGGATAGAGGAGGATATTGCTCAACATTTCCCGAATATACCGGTATCTCGTATGGATTTGGATACGACTCGTTCCCGCAGTGCTTATGAGCAGATTATCGAAGATTTTTCAAAGAAAAAGAATAAAATCCTTATCGGCACACAAATGATTACGAAGGGATTGGACTTCGACCATGTGAGCGTGGTGGGGATATTGAGCGCCGACTTGATGATGAATTATCCCGATTTCAGAGCCCACGAGCGAGCTTTCCAGATGATGGAGCAAGTTTCGGGACGAGCCGGTCGGAAAAATCGGAAAGGTGTGGTCGTATTACAGACTTCTCAGCCGGAATCTCCTCTGATACGTCAGGTAATCGCTCATGATTACGAGGGTATGTATAACATGCAGTTGTCCGAGCGAAAGGCTTTTTCTTACCCACCTTATACCCGGTTGATATATATTTATCTGAAACATAGGGACGAGACTCTTTTGCAGGAGTTGTCGGTACGATATACATCTTTGTTGAGAGAGGTATTCGGCGCACGTGTGTTAGGCCCCGATAATCCGCCTGTGGCTCGTATTCAGTCTTTATATATACGGAAGGTCGTTTTGAAAATGGAACTTTCGGCATCGATGCCGAAAGTAAAGGAGATTTTGAAACAGGTCTATGAAAATATGTTGGTGGACGACCGGTTTAAGACTTTGTTGCTCTATTATGATGTAGACCCGATGTAG
- a CDS encoding SGNH/GDSL hydrolase family protein, translating into MEHRNLIAVLCLISAFILPINAELKYVDASRLTLIGKVMPTPENVYHRVDTVKYNDMPFQVKRLFTHSAGLVVSFKTNSPTVAARWTTKGKGVMGNVTPICDRGLDLYMNDGGKWIPVGAGTPSAGKAEQERVITKNLKPGVHRFLLYLPLFEEVRSLEIGVDEESFIEAEPSPFRHTVLMYGSSILHGACASRSGLAYPARMSRNTGINFVNYGLSGNGKMEAAVADMLKDIDADAFILDCMPNPSPEEITERTQYLVNTIRKYHQGTPIIMIETYMRENGYSDQAVHDRCTRQGEAFVKQYELLKKQGIKDLYLIRDNHAIGTDHEGSVDGTHPNDLGFDRMVEQYQPQIMRILKKYGIK; encoded by the coding sequence ATGGAACATAGAAATTTAATTGCAGTTTTGTGCTTGATTTCGGCTTTTATTTTGCCGATAAATGCGGAATTGAAGTATGTAGATGCGTCTCGTTTGACGCTCATCGGGAAAGTGATGCCGACTCCCGAAAATGTCTATCACCGGGTCGATACGGTAAAGTATAACGATATGCCGTTTCAAGTAAAGCGGTTGTTTACGCATTCGGCCGGATTGGTCGTTAGTTTTAAGACCAATAGCCCGACGGTTGCCGCTCGTTGGACAACGAAGGGAAAAGGTGTGATGGGAAACGTTACGCCGATATGCGATAGAGGATTGGATTTGTATATGAATGACGGCGGGAAATGGATACCGGTGGGTGCAGGCACTCCGTCGGCAGGAAAAGCGGAGCAAGAGCGGGTCATCACCAAGAATTTAAAGCCGGGGGTGCATAGGTTTTTGTTATATCTTCCGTTGTTCGAAGAGGTACGTTCGTTGGAAATCGGAGTAGACGAGGAGTCTTTTATCGAGGCAGAGCCGTCTCCGTTCCGTCATACGGTTCTTATGTATGGATCGAGTATCTTGCATGGGGCTTGTGCCAGTCGTTCGGGGTTGGCGTACCCTGCGCGAATGTCGAGAAATACGGGTATCAATTTCGTGAATTACGGTTTGAGCGGAAACGGTAAAATGGAGGCTGCGGTGGCCGATATGTTGAAAGATATCGATGCCGATGCTTTTATTTTGGATTGTATGCCGAATCCTTCTCCCGAGGAGATCACGGAGCGTACTCAATATTTGGTGAACACGATTCGGAAATATCATCAGGGAACTCCTATTATCATGATAGAGACTTATATGAGGGAAAACGGATATAGTGACCAAGCTGTGCACGATCGTTGTACCCGTCAAGGCGAGGCATTTGTGAAACAGTATGAACTGTTAAAGAAACAAGGTATAAAAGACCTGTATTTGATTCGGGACAATCATGCCATCGGGACAGATCATGAAGGTTCGGTAGACGGTACTCACCCTAACGACTTGGGATTCGATCGTATGGTAGAGCAATACCAACCTCAGATTATGAGGATATTAAAGAAATACGGAATCAAATGA